A segment of the Nitrospina gracilis 3/211 genome:
CGATGGCGGCCATCACCTCTTCCGGGATGTCGAAATTGGAATAGGCTTTCTGCACGTCATCGTGGTCGTCGAGCAGGTCCATGAGTTTCAGGACCGCGCGTCCGTTTTGTTCGTCCACCGGCACGGTGTTCTGCGGGATGGCGGTGATCTCCGCGAATTCGGTCGGAACGTTTTTGTCTTTCAGCGCCTGGTGCACGGTCTCGAAGTTTTCCATGGAGGTGGTGATCTCATACTGCTCGCCGGTGTTCTGCATGTCGTCCGCGCCCGCTTCCAGCGCCAGTTCCATCATGGCGTCCTCGTCCATCGCGTCGCTTTTGACGAGGATCAACCCTTTCTTCTCGAATATCCAGTTGACGCATCCGTTCTCGCCCATATTGCCGCCGTTCTTGCCAAGCAAGGCGCGGATTTCCCCGACCGTGCGGTTTTTGTTGTCGGTCATGACCTCGATGAGGATGGCGACGCCGCCGGGTCCGTATCCCTCATACGTGATTTCCTCGTAACTCGCGCCTTCCAGCTCGCCCGTGCCTTTCTTGATGGCGCGGTTGATGTTGTCCTGCGGCATGTTTTGCTCTTTGGCCGCGGCGATGGCGGTGCGCAGGCGCGGGTTGGCGTTGGCATCGCCCCCGCCCAGCCGTGCGGCGACGGTGATTTCTTTAATCAGTTTGGTGAAGATCTTGCCGCGCTTGGCGTCGGCGGCGCCCTTCTTGTGCTTGATGGTGGACCACTTGGAATGACCGGACATGTGCTTAACTTCCTGAATGAATTGACTCTTCCCGGCTAAAATAGCACAAATTCAAAAGCTCGGCAAATAAAGGTCGAATCGGAAAACGGCTGGAGGTTTCGCGTTGCAATCAAATGCGAATGCCGTTACCGTGGCGCGGTTGCGCGTACCGGAAGGTTGGGTATAACATGGTGTAACTAAAACGTTTTTGAGTTCTTGCATGGACGACCGCACTCAGGACCAAGCCGAATCCGAGGCCCCGAAAACCAAAATGGTCCAAATCCTGTGGAACGGACGCGAGCCGATCCAGGCCCGTGCCGGAGAGACCATCGTGCACGCGTTGTGGAACGCGGGGCAGGGGAAACTCGTGCGGACGGGATGCGTCGGCGGCGTCTGCGGAGCCTGCACGGTGACAGTGCGCCTGCCTGACGGTCAACCCAGCACCACGGACCTGGCCTGCATGTGCCCGGTGCAGGACGGCATGCAGGTGTTTCCTTTCGCGGTGAACGCCATCCCGCCGGTCGAACCGAAAGCCGGAGCGACGGCCGACGACCTGCGTGTCGCGTACCCGACGCTCGACCGTTGCACCAAGTGCGGCAGTTGCACCGTGGCGTGTCCGATGTCGATCCCAGTGATGGAATCGGTCCTGCGCATGCAGAAAGGCGAGTTCGACCAGGTGGCGGAAGACTTCACCACCTGCATCCACTGTGGCCTGTGCCGCGCGGTGTGCGAAGACAAGGTGAAGCCGCATAACATGGGCCTCTGGGTGCGGCGCTCCCTCGGTATGGGCACCGACCCAGCGGCTCTGGAAGAAAAAATCGCGGCACAGCAGGTGGACGGCGCGCAGGCCGAATGGGATTGCCTGATGAACGCCGATCCCGAGGAACGGCTCGCCCGCGCCAAAGAGATCCGCACGAACGGGAGGTTGGCATGAGCTTGGACTGGGCGGCGGAATCGATCGAACACGTCAACCGCACCCGTGCCGCGCGCAAGAACGAAAACTTTCCGGACTTGAGTGAGGACGATGCGAATGGATTGATCCGCGCCCACCACCCGGATTACGTCGGTGCCGAACGGCAGGTCAAGGTGGGGGCCAATGCCAACAGCGGTGAGTTTCCCCTGGAACTGGCGGCGCTGCTGGAATCGGACAGTCCCCTGCCCGCCGGCTTCGAACCGAAAGTGGACATTGAAACCGATGTGCTTATCATCGGTGGTGGCGGTGCGGGCGTGGCGGCGGCGCTGGGACTCGAAAACTCCGGGCTGACCGTGCACCTGGCAACCAAGCTCCGGCTGGGCGACTCCAACACCGTCATGGCCGAGGGCGGCATCCAGGCGGCGCTCGGTCCCGACGACTCTCCACAACGCCATTTCGCCGATGCCTACGTCGGCGGTCACGGCAAGAACGATCCCGATCTTCTTAAAATTCTGTGCGAATCCGGGCCGCCCAGCATCCTGTGGCTGGTGCAGTTGGGGGTGATGTTCGATCCGGGCGACAACGGCCTGTTTCGCATGAAGGCGGGCGGCGGCACCTCCGTGCCGCGGGTGATGGCGTGCCGCGACTACACCGGGCTCGAGATCATGCGCGTCCTGCGCGACGCGGTGATGGGCGGCGGTACGAAATTTCTCGAGAACGAAGCGGCGGTGGAACTCGTCGACGACGGGAACGGCCAGGTGACGGGTGCGGTGTTGTGGAATACCGAGACTGGAAAACTCACCACCGTGTCGGCCCGGGCGGTGATCCTCGCCACCGGCGGCAGCGGTCAGTTGCGTTTCCAGAATTTTCCGACCAGCAACCACATGGGCGCGACCGGCGACGGCCTCATCCTCGCCTACAGGCAGCACTGTTCGCTGGTGCACCTGGAAAGCTATCAGTACCATCCGTCCGGTGCGGCGTACCCGGAAGCGCTGGCGGGCCAACTGGTCACCGAATCCATTCGTGCCAGTGGAGCGCAGATATTGAACGCCAAGGGCGAGCGGTTCGTGAACGAACTCACCTACCGCGACGTGGTCGCAGCGGCGATTATAAATGAAGCGGCGGAAGGCCGCGCTGTAGCAACCCCACACGGACGCCAGGGCGTGTGGCTGGACACGCCGATGATCGATCTGTTGAAAGGCGAGGGCACGCTTGTGAAACAGTTCCCCGGCCTCATCCACCGGTTCAAACGGTACGGCATCGATCCCGTCCGCCAGCCGGTGCTCATCTACCCGACGCTCCATTACCAGAATGGAGGGGTGAAGGTGGACACTCAATGTAGAACCGAGCGTCCCGGACTGTGGGCGGCGGGGGAGGTGACCGGCGGCCTGCATGGCACCAACCGGTTGATGGGCAACTCGCTTCTTGATATCATTGTGTTCGGAAGGCGTGCCGCCGAATCCGTGCAGAGCAATCTGCCGGAACGAAGCAGTGTGACGCTCTCCGCGCTCAACCGGTTTCGCAAGGCGCTTGGGAATGTGCCCGAAGCACACGGCCGCACGGCACCGCAGTTGTATCCGTTGGCCTCCAACCTGAAGTTCGAAGCCGCACCCGCACCTGAAGCGATGGCGGAACCTAAGGTGCAAGGCGGCGCGTTCAACCTTTCGGAACCCCCTGACCCGTTCGCGGGCCGGTGAGCAAGAGACAACCCAGTTTGCTGGTATCCCTCAACCCTGCGGCGCGCCCCGCCGCCCAGCCGAAACGGATCCCGTCATGACCGACACCCAATCATCCGCATCCAATCACCCTGTAAAGCGCGTCACCGTGCGCCGCGGTCGCAGGCAGTGGCGCAACGTGCCGACGCGGGCGCTGGCGCTGGCCATCCGCCAGGGCAAACTGCGCCGCGACGACGAGTTTTCCCTCGACGGCACGCGCTGGAGTCGACTGGACGCAAACCCAAAGCTGGCTGCCCTGTTTCCCGAGCCGGCAGGGGCGAACGTGTTTCATCCGGTCACGCCACCGAAAGTGGAAGCGCAGTTGGACGAACTCGCCCGTCTCATGCGCGACATCAATCAATAAGCCCGGAAACGCATGGAACCCATCTCAACGCTTCTCGTTTTATTGCTGGTGGGAGGCGGAATCTGGTTTTTCTTAAAAAAGGGAAGGGGACCCTTGTTCCCGGTCCCAGTGTGGTGTCGGTCCTGAGGCAACTGGGCAACGAGTACAGGGTCATCGAAAACGCCACCGTGCCCACACCAGACGGCATCATTCAAATCGATTACCTGGTGGTGTCGCCGTACGGCCTGTTTGTCATCAATGAGCGTAACGATTCCGGCCGCGTGCGCGTGCAGGCGGGGCAACGCGAGTGGGAAGTGCGCGGCATGGGTGGCGGGCTCATTTACAACCCGCTGTGGCGCAATCGGCAGGCCATCAACCACATCGAAAACAAGCTGGGCGATCTGCCCATCGCGTCTTTGGTGGTGTTTCCAAATGCGAAGCTGGAAGGGATTCCGGACGGAGAGGTGGTCACCGGACGGCAGTTGCTGCCTGCCATCCGAAAAGCGCGGCACGAGGTTTTGAGCGCGGAACAGCAGGAGTCGGTGCTGACGTGGTTCGGCGAACGGTGAGGTTGGGGTGGGCCCTCAAACGATGAGGTCGATCAGGCTTCCCGTCGAAGAGTTCTGAGAGCCCCCGACTGACAGGTGTAGCAGGTTGATCAGGGCCTGGCTCTGTGCTTCCGTGGCTTTGAGGGCCAGCTGCAACGCCTCCGCGGAAGTCTGTACCGCTTGTGGCGCCGTACTGGCGGCAGTTGAGGTGCTTACGGAATCAACCATGATGCGGGTCCTTAAATGTGGATAAAATCTTCCCTTATCTCTGCTTTACGGCAGGTTGTGAGAAAACTTGAGGGTTTTTTTGTCGGAATAAGCAAAAAAGACCGGTTTTTTGAATTTGCATCGGATCCAGTCCTTGGACGGGGCCGGGCCTTGGGATACAATTCCTTTTCATAAAATTATTTACAGACCGGAAATTGAAGGAACGAGCATTATGAAGATGCGTTGGACGTGGTGTTGGGTTACCTGTGGATTGATCCTGTCGGCCCTGGCTGGCCCGGCGTGGGCGGGGGACGATTTCAAAACCAGCAGCAAGTTTTATAAAGGCGGGGCACCCAAGAACTGCCCCATCGACAAAACCACCATCTGCACCATGGAAATCTGGCTGGAGTTCAAGCACAAGAAGAACAAAAAGCAGTTGTGGCAGGTGCTCAAGGACAAACACATCAAGGTGCTCGGCCACACTATCCAGTTCTGGCGGCCGCGCGGCGGGCATCCGCCGACCAACATCGCCATCGGCGGCGGCCTCAGTGCGGAAGACGCCCGCTGGGCCATCGAGTTCGCCCTCAAGTACAATGACAATATCGACGGCCTCATCTTCCAGCGCCTGAATCCGCCGCATTACGTGGCCGTGGCCACTTCCGCCTGGGACGCCAAATCCGAGACCAAGATCACCCCTGAACAACTGGAGCAGTTGCGTGATCCCAAGCTGACCACCCCGGAGTTCCACGCGCTGTACGTGAAACTGACCGGGGAGAAGGAAAAGGGGATGCCTTTTTATTGAGTTGAGGGAAGTTCCACAACCGATCGGAGCCCGCTTGGACGCTTTTTCCGGGCCGATGAGTTTCTGTGAAAAGTTTGACAAATTTTTATGGATTTGATAGAAGCAACACTTCTGGCACCGATTGGGTCCCACCGGTTCAAATATTTGTTTTTTCGTATAAAAGGCAGGGACGTTTTACAAAGGGCGTATCCCGGGCGTCCACTTCCAGGTTCTCTGTATCCTGTCCACCACTTTCATATCAATAAGGAAGGTCCGGCACCATGCCTGATTTAGGTTGGATCCACATTCTCGTTGCCCAGGCGGAAGGGCAGCAACCCGAGCCGCCCGGCGGCGCGCTTTCGTTTCTGCCGCCGCTCATCATCATGTTCCTCATTTTCTATTTCGTGCTCATTCGCCCGGAACAGAAAAAGCAAGCCAAAGCCCGCCAGATGCTCAACGAACTGAAGGAAGGCGAGAACATCATCACCCTGAGCGGCATTCACGGCACCATCAAGAAGATCAAGGACGATGTGGTGACACTTCAGGTCGCGGACAACGTGCGCATCAAGATCGAGCGTTCCGCCATCGGCCGCGTCAAAGGCACGAGCGAATCCCGCCCCGAAGGCAAAAAAGACAAAGATAAAGACAAAGACAAAGACAAAGACGAAAAAGACCAAGAGTGAGTTTCTGACGGCCTGATATGTTTCGCGACCTCAAATGGAAAATCCCGCTGATCTTTGCCGTGCTTTTGGGCGCGGTTTGGCTGGCGTACCCGGTGGATGAGAAGATCAACCTCGGGCTCGACCTGCAGGGAGGCATGCACCTCGTGCTGGAGGTGCAGACTGAGAAGGCGGTGGAAAGTGCCCTCGAGCAGAGGGCCGACGACATCAAGCGCGCCCTGCAGGATGAGGACATCGAACTCGAACGTGTGTTTGCCCTGCAGGAGGACATGACCGTCCACATCATCCTGGTCGATACGATCGACGCCCCCACCACCACCGAAGCAGTCAAGAGCTACCCGAACATGAAACTGCTGGGCACGGAGCGGGACGGGCTGGAACTGATCTACCAGGTCACGCCGGAAGAAATCAAATTCATCAAGGAAAATGCGGTCCAGCAGGCGTTGGAGACCATCCGCAACCGCGTGGACCAGTTCGGTGTCTCCGAACCCGCCATTCAGGTGCAGGGCGAGCGGCGCATTCTGGTGCAATTGCCGGGTATCGAGGAGCCGGAGCGGGCCATCAACCTGATCGGCAAGACCGCGCGGCTGGAGTTCAAGGCCGTGGACGAGTCGATGAGTCCCCAGCAGGCTCTGAATGAAGGCGCCCCCATGGGGAGTGAGGTGCTGTACCAGCGCATCGAAAACGAGGAAACCGGTGAGGTGACGAAAGAGCCCTATCTCATAAAGGAACGCCCCATCATGACGGGCGACACCCTCACCGCCGCGGAAGTCCGCTTCGACAACCAGTTCAACGAACCGTATGTCGCGCTCACCTTCAACAGCCTGGGCGGCCAGCAGTTTTACCAGCTTTCAAAGGATCACCTCGGCAAGCGCGTCGCCATCGTTCTCGACAACAACGTCTATTCCGCGCCGGTGATTCGTGAAGAGATTCCCGGCGGCCGCGCCCAGATCACGGGACGTTTCACCACCAACGAGGCGCGGGACCTGGCCATAGCACTTCGCGCCGGCGCGCTGCCGGCGCCGGTGATCATACTCGAAAACCGCACCATCGGCCCGTCCCTCGGCCGCGACTCGGTGGAAGCGGGCGTGACCTCGATCGCTGCCGGTTTTGTGATGGTGCTGATTTTCATGATGATCTACTACCGCCTTTCGGGCGTGATCGCGGTGACCGCGCTGTTCCTGAACCTCGTTTTGTTGCTGGGGGCGCTCGCCTATTTCGGCGCTTCGCTCACATTGCCGGGCATCGCAGGCATCATTCTGACCGTCGGCATGGCGGTCGATGCCAACGTGCTGGTATTTGAACGCATTCGCGAGGAAATCCGCATCGGCAAACCCGTGCGTGCCGCCATCGAGGCGGGATTCGCCAAAGCACTCAGCACCATCGTGGATGCCAACGTCACCACCTTCATTGCCGCCATCGTGCTGTTCCAGTTCGGAACCGGGCCGATCAAGGGCTTCGCCATCACTCTGTGCATCGGCATCGCGGCCAGCATGTTCACTGCGGTGTTTGTGAGCAGAACCGTTTTCGATTCCGCCATGGCGCGGAAAAAGATCAACACCCTCAGCATCGGCTAGAGAGACCCAGGCAGGCATATGGAACTGATCAAAAAAGAAACCCGATTCGACTTCATGGGCAAGATCAAGGGCGCCATGATTTTTTCCGGCCTGTTGATCCTGATCAGCCTCGCTTCCATTGCCGTGCATGGTGGGCTGAAATACGGCATCGACTTCGCCGGCGGCACGCTGGTGCAGTTGCGCTTTGCCACGCCGCCCTCCATCGACAGCATCCGGGCCGGGTTGAAGGATGTCGGACTGGGCGACAGCACCATCCAGGAATTCGGCACAAAGAACGATATCCTCATTCAACTTGAAGGTTCGGAAGAACAGTTACAGGAAATCGGCTCGCAGGTGACCAGCGCACTGGAAAAAAGCCTCGGCATCACCGGAATCGAGGTGGAGCGCGTGGAGATGGTCGGCCCCAAGGTGGGCCAGGACCTCCGGCAGAAGGCGGTGTTGTCCATCATCTATGCCATCATCGGCATCGTCATTTACATCTCCTGGCGGTTTGAGTTCCAGTATGCGATCGCCGCTATCATCGCGCTCATCCATGACGTCACCATCACGATGGGGGCGTTTTCCGNNNNNNNNNNNNNNNNNNNNNNNNNNNNNNNNNNNNNNNNNNNNNNNNNNNNNNNNNNNNNNNNNNNNNNNNNNNNNNNNNNNNNNNNNNNNNNNNNNNNATCGTCGCCGCCTTCCTGACCATCATCGGTTATTCGTTGAACGACACCATCGTTGTGTTCGACCGCATCCGCGAGAACACCCGCCGGCGCGGCAAGGAAACGCTGGCTTCCCTTATCAACACCAGCATCAACCAGACCCTGAGCCGCACGCTTTTGACTTCCGGCACGACCCTGCTCGTGGTGCTGGCCCTGTTTTTTCTGGGCGGCGAGATCATTCACGACTTCTCCTTCGCTCTTCTGGTGGGCATCGCCATTGGCACGTATTCCTCCATCTTCATTGCCAGCGTGTTTCTGGTGTTCTGGGAAACCCGCTCCAAGCGTGCGAAAAAAGCCTGACATCGGCGTATCCCCGTCTCCAGTTCCCCCGATCCGGTTCCGAATCCCCGCTTCCGGGATATAAGTTGCAATGCCCGCAAGGGGCGTGCTAAATTTGATCCCAAGACAGACACTCGTTAAATACCCATAAATACGGCGTTCCATGAACCCTCAATTGCAAAAACTGGTCACCATCCAGCAGATGGACAACGAAATCGCCGAAATTCAGGAACTGGTGGACCTCATCCCCAAACAGGTTGCGGCGGGGGAGAAGGAACTGGAAGGAAAAAAAGGCGCACTGAACACCCTCCAGCAGGAAATCGAAGAGCTCAAGAAGAAGCGAAAGCAGTGCGAGCAGGATGTGCAGGCGGAGCAGGACCGTATCGCGAAAACCAAGGCCAAGCTTCCCACGGTGAAAACCAACAAAGAATACAGTGCCATCCTCGCGGAAGTGGATGCCATCAAGGGCAAGATCGACGGTATCGAGGAAAAAGAGCTGGAGGTCATGGAGGCGCTCGAGGAGAAGGAAGCGCAGATCCCGGACCTCGAAAATGAGTTCAATGGCGAACGCAAGAAGTTCGAAGATTACAAAAAGAAAAAAGAAGAAGAGCTGAACCGCACCCGGACCGAGTTGCAGGGACTGCAGGACAAACGCCAGGAGGCGGCTCAATCCGTCGATGCCAGAATGGCGATGTTGTACGAAAAACTGCGCAAGGCCCGCGGCGTGGCAGTGGTGACCGTCGAAGGTGAGGTGTGCCAGGGGTGTCACCAGCAGATTCAGCCGCAGGTGGCTCTGGAGGTGCGGACGTCTCCCGACAAAATTCACCAGTGCCAGTTCTGCGACCGGTACCTGTATTACATTCCCAAACCGGAAGAAGAGGAAACCGAAACGGCGGTGTCGAAGTAAACCGGATGATCGCCGTCCCGCGCCAGCGGGAGGGAGGAAAGTCCGGGCTCCACAGGGCAGGATACTCCGTAACGCGGAGTGGGGGCGACCTTAAGGAAAGTGCCACAGAAAACAAACGGCCCACCCGCGGGGCGACCCGCGGCGGCAAAGGTGAAAAGGTGGGGTAAGAGCCCACCAGTGCCGCCGGTGACGGCGGCAGCTGGCAAACCCTATCCGGAGCAAGATCAAATAGGAAAGCGCTTGAGGGCGGCCCGTCCGATGCTTTCGGGTTGATCGCTCGAGCCTGCCGGCAACGGCAGGCCTAGATTGATGATCATCGCTCCGTGCTCCGGCACGGAGAACAGAACCCGGCTTACAGGTTTACTTCTTGCCGTCCAGCTTCCGGGCGGCCGCGCCGTTTCGGCGTCTTCTTCGATTTCATTTGCATTCCCGGCCGTGGCCCCGGCCACGCGGATACCCAACCCGATGGTGCCGGCTCCGGGACGGTCCATCCTGATTTCCGGGCAGAACACATCATGAAGGTTCCTCCTCGCTTTTCCTTCCGGCTTGTTGCCAGCCTTATGCTTTTGTTGCTGGTTGGGAACTGTATGTTTTTGCCCAGCCACACTTTAAGGCAGGCCATTGACTATAACGATCAGGACGTGGTCCACCGTTTTCTGGATGAAGGAGACGATCCCAATCAACCTCACAACGGTGGTCTGACGCCTCTCCACCTTGCCGCTATTAAAGGACGGCAGGAAATAACACGGATATTGTTGCGCCGCGGTGCCGATGTGAACGCGCGGGATTATCAGAAACGCACCCCCTTGCACCTTGCGGCATTATGGGGGCATCAGGGAGTGCTGGAAATTCTGCTCAAAAACGGAGCCGATCTCGCCGCGACCGATGATAAAGGACGTAATCTGCTCCATCATGCGGTGCTGGGCGGATCGAAAAACACCGTGCGGAGTTTGATCGACCGTGGATTGCCGTTGGAACTTCCCGATGATGCGGGTTACACCGGGTTGTATCTGGCCTG
Coding sequences within it:
- a CDS encoding YebC/PmpR family DNA-binding transcriptional regulator produces the protein MSGHSKWSTIKHKKGAADAKRGKIFTKLIKEITVAARLGGGDANANPRLRTAIAAAKEQNMPQDNINRAIKKGTGELEGASYEEITYEGYGPGGVAILIEVMTDNKNRTVGEIRALLGKNGGNMGENGCVNWIFEKKGLILVKSDAMDEDAMMELALEAGADDMQNTGEQYEITTSMENFETVHQALKDKNVPTEFAEITAIPQNTVPVDEQNGRAVLKLMDLLDDHDDVQKAYSNFDIPEEVMAAIDESA
- a CDS encoding 2Fe-2S iron-sulfur cluster-binding protein, which produces MDDRTQDQAESEAPKTKMVQILWNGREPIQARAGETIVHALWNAGQGKLVRTGCVGGVCGACTVTVRLPDGQPSTTDLACMCPVQDGMQVFPFAVNAIPPVEPKAGATADDLRVAYPTLDRCTKCGSCTVACPMSIPVMESVLRMQKGEFDQVAEDFTTCIHCGLCRAVCEDKVKPHNMGLWVRRSLGMGTDPAALEEKIAAQQVDGAQAEWDCLMNADPEERLARAKEIRTNGRLA
- a CDS encoding FAD-binding protein, which encodes MSLDWAAESIEHVNRTRAARKNENFPDLSEDDANGLIRAHHPDYVGAERQVKVGANANSGEFPLELAALLESDSPLPAGFEPKVDIETDVLIIGGGGAGVAAALGLENSGLTVHLATKLRLGDSNTVMAEGGIQAALGPDDSPQRHFADAYVGGHGKNDPDLLKILCESGPPSILWLVQLGVMFDPGDNGLFRMKAGGGTSVPRVMACRDYTGLEIMRVLRDAVMGGGTKFLENEAAVELVDDGNGQVTGAVLWNTETGKLTTVSARAVILATGGSGQLRFQNFPTSNHMGATGDGLILAYRQHCSLVHLESYQYHPSGAAYPEALAGQLVTESIRASGAQILNAKGERFVNELTYRDVVAAAIINEAAEGRAVATPHGRQGVWLDTPMIDLLKGEGTLVKQFPGLIHRFKRYGIDPVRQPVLIYPTLHYQNGGVKVDTQCRTERPGLWAAGEVTGGLHGTNRLMGNSLLDIIVFGRRAAESVQSNLPERSSVTLSALNRFRKALGNVPEAHGRTAPQLYPLASNLKFEAAPAPEAMAEPKVQGGAFNLSEPPDPFAGR
- a CDS encoding nuclease-related domain-containing protein, coding for MSVLRQLGNEYRVIENATVPTPDGIIQIDYLVVSPYGLFVINERNDSGRVRVQAGQREWEVRGMGGGLIYNPLWRNRQAINHIENKLGDLPIASLVVFPNAKLEGIPDGEVVTGRQLLPAIRKARHEVLSAEQQESVLTWFGER
- the yajC gene encoding preprotein translocase subunit YajC; amino-acid sequence: MPDLGWIHILVAQAEGQQPEPPGGALSFLPPLIIMFLIFYFVLIRPEQKKQAKARQMLNELKEGENIITLSGIHGTIKKIKDDVVTLQVADNVRIKIERSAIGRVKGTSESRPEGKKDKDKDKDKDKDEKDQE
- the secD gene encoding protein translocase subunit SecD; this translates as MFRDLKWKIPLIFAVLLGAVWLAYPVDEKINLGLDLQGGMHLVLEVQTEKAVESALEQRADDIKRALQDEDIELERVFALQEDMTVHIILVDTIDAPTTTEAVKSYPNMKLLGTERDGLELIYQVTPEEIKFIKENAVQQALETIRNRVDQFGVSEPAIQVQGERRILVQLPGIEEPERAINLIGKTARLEFKAVDESMSPQQALNEGAPMGSEVLYQRIENEETGEVTKEPYLIKERPIMTGDTLTAAEVRFDNQFNEPYVALTFNSLGGQQFYQLSKDHLGKRVAIVLDNNVYSAPVIREEIPGGRAQITGRFTTNEARDLAIALRAGALPAPVIILENRTIGPSLGRDSVEAGVTSIAAGFVMVLIFMMIYYRLSGVIAVTALFLNLVLLLGALAYFGASLTLPGIAGIILTVGMAVDANVLVFERIREEIRIGKPVRAAIEAGFAKALSTIVDANVTTFIAAIVLFQFGTGPIKGFAITLCIGIAASMFTAVFVSRTVFDSAMARKKINTLSIG
- the secF gene encoding protein translocase subunit SecF — protein: IVAAFLTIIGYSLNDTIVVFDRIRENTRRRGKETLASLINTSINQTLSRTLLTSGTTLLVVLALFFLGGEIIHDFSFALLVGIAIGTYSSIFIASVFLVFWETRSKRAKKA
- a CDS encoding zinc ribbon domain-containing protein, translated to MNPQLQKLVTIQQMDNEIAEIQELVDLIPKQVAAGEKELEGKKGALNTLQQEIEELKKKRKQCEQDVQAEQDRIAKTKAKLPTVKTNKEYSAILAEVDAIKGKIDGIEEKELEVMEALEEKEAQIPDLENEFNGERKKFEDYKKKKEEELNRTRTELQGLQDKRQEAAQSVDARMAMLYEKLRKARGVAVVTVEGEVCQGCHQQIQPQVALEVRTSPDKIHQCQFCDRYLYYIPKPEEEETETAVSK